A genomic stretch from Desulfuromonas thiophila includes:
- the ftsY gene encoding signal recognition particle-docking protein FtsY: MEWSERMEQLYALIGHLVQLLALWWQQLAERLWLQREQLRLWLEQLGVPAEQSLIVLYACAYLLVTLLVVLLVWRVMRRRRPVTGRPAPQQPSIAAQDAAAVATKPVAGEATEAVTRMAEAPLSLFERMRRGLAKTHDALWGRLDAVLGRAERIDAAVLEELEEILITADFGVKTTTALMTALQQRARSAELTAEAVRAVLREEILALLRAEVAPLELSASQPFVLLVVGVNGVGKTTTIGKLAQQFKKQGRSVLLGAGDTFRAAAAEQLAIWGERCEVPVIRHSEGADPAAVAFDAAKAAVARKVDLLIVDTAGRLHTKVNLMEEMKKIHRVLGREIAGAPHETLLVLDASTGQNALVQARLFQQAVGVGGIVLTKLDGTAKGGVAVAIAAELGLPVRYIGIGEGIDDLRPFDAEMFVDALFAPPARSTSEQS; encoded by the coding sequence ATGGAATGGTCTGAACGCATGGAGCAGCTGTACGCGCTGATTGGTCATCTGGTGCAGCTGTTGGCTTTGTGGTGGCAGCAACTGGCTGAACGTCTGTGGCTGCAGCGCGAGCAGTTGCGGTTGTGGCTGGAACAGCTTGGGGTGCCGGCGGAACAGAGCCTGATAGTGCTTTACGCCTGTGCCTATCTACTGGTGACCCTGCTGGTGGTGTTGCTGGTTTGGCGAGTGATGCGTCGCCGTCGCCCCGTGACAGGCCGGCCGGCGCCACAGCAGCCGTCGATCGCGGCGCAGGATGCGGCCGCCGTAGCCACAAAACCGGTGGCCGGTGAAGCGACAGAAGCCGTGACCCGCATGGCCGAAGCGCCGCTGTCACTATTTGAACGGATGCGCCGTGGTCTGGCCAAGACCCACGATGCCCTGTGGGGTCGGCTGGATGCGGTGCTGGGCCGGGCCGAGCGGATCGATGCCGCTGTGCTGGAGGAGTTGGAGGAAATCCTGATCACGGCCGATTTCGGGGTCAAGACTACCACCGCTCTGATGACGGCTCTGCAGCAGCGGGCTCGCAGTGCCGAGTTGACGGCCGAGGCAGTCCGGGCGGTGTTGCGCGAGGAGATTCTGGCGCTGTTGCGCGCCGAGGTTGCGCCTCTGGAGCTGTCAGCCAGCCAGCCTTTTGTGCTGTTGGTTGTCGGTGTCAACGGTGTTGGCAAGACCACCACCATTGGCAAGTTGGCCCAGCAGTTCAAAAAACAGGGCCGTAGCGTTCTGCTGGGGGCGGGCGATACCTTTCGCGCCGCGGCCGCCGAGCAGCTGGCGATCTGGGGCGAGCGGTGCGAGGTGCCGGTGATTCGGCACAGCGAGGGAGCTGATCCGGCGGCGGTGGCCTTTGATGCCGCCAAGGCCGCAGTGGCACGAAAGGTTGATTTGTTGATTGTCGATACGGCTGGCCGACTGCATACCAAGGTCAATCTGATGGAAGAAATGAAAAAAATCCATCGTGTGCTGGGGCGCGAAATTGCCGGCGCGCCGCATGAGACGTTGCTGGTGCTTGATGCCAGTACCGGCCAGAACGCCCTGGTGCAGGCGCGTCTTTTTCAGCAGGCAGTGGGGGTCGGTGGCATTGTGCTGACCAAGCTTGATGGTACTGCCAAGGGTGGTGTTGCCGTGGCGATTGCGGCGGAACTCGGTCTGCCGGTGCGTTACATCGGCATTGGTGAAGGCATCGATGACCTGCGTCCTTTCGATGCCGAAATGTTTGTCGATGCCCTGTTTGCCCCACCGGCGCGTTCGACCAGTGAGCAATCCTGA